The Xanthomonas sp. CFBP 8443 genome has a window encoding:
- a CDS encoding sulfate ABC transporter substrate-binding protein, whose translation MPSLLPRRFSPLLALALCAFAGTAAARDVQLLNVSYDPTRELYRDYNTAFAKHWEQTHSGDKVTVETSHGGSGKQARSVIDGVEADVVTLALAYDVDAIAEKGKLIDPGWAKRLPDNSAPYTSTIVFLVRKGNPKKIKDWPDLLRTGVSVITPNPKTSGGARWNYLAAWAYADHIFKGDRERILGYMRALFRNVPVLDTGARGATTTFVQRGIGDVLLAWENEAFLAQEELGKDKFEIVVPKLSILAEPSVAVVDKNVDKHGTRAAAEEYLKYLYSPEGQKIAARHYYRPRHPEYADRADIARLPKVQLVTIDQQFGSWAKAQAEHFNDGGLFDQIQASK comes from the coding sequence ATGCCCAGCCTCCTGCCGCGCCGATTCAGCCCGCTGCTCGCGCTCGCGCTGTGCGCGTTCGCCGGCACCGCGGCCGCGCGCGACGTGCAACTGCTCAACGTGTCCTACGATCCCACGCGCGAGCTGTACCGCGACTACAACACGGCCTTCGCCAAGCACTGGGAACAGACCCACAGCGGCGACAAGGTGACGGTGGAAACCTCGCACGGCGGTTCCGGCAAGCAGGCGCGCTCGGTCATCGACGGGGTCGAGGCCGACGTGGTGACGCTGGCGCTGGCCTACGACGTGGACGCGATCGCCGAGAAGGGCAAGCTGATCGACCCGGGCTGGGCCAAGCGCCTGCCCGACAACAGCGCGCCGTACACCTCCACCATCGTGTTCCTGGTGCGCAAGGGCAATCCGAAGAAGATCAAGGACTGGCCGGACCTGCTGCGCACCGGCGTGTCGGTGATCACCCCGAACCCGAAGACCTCCGGCGGCGCGCGCTGGAACTACCTGGCCGCCTGGGCCTATGCCGACCACATCTTCAAGGGCGACCGCGAGCGCATCCTCGGCTACATGCGCGCGCTGTTCCGCAACGTGCCGGTGCTGGACACCGGCGCGCGTGGCGCCACCACCACCTTCGTCCAGCGCGGCATCGGCGACGTGCTGCTGGCTTGGGAGAACGAGGCGTTCCTGGCCCAGGAGGAACTGGGCAAGGACAAGTTCGAGATCGTGGTGCCGAAGCTGTCGATCCTGGCCGAACCGTCGGTGGCGGTGGTCGACAAGAACGTGGACAAGCACGGCACCCGCGCCGCCGCCGAGGAGTACCTGAAATACCTGTATTCGCCGGAAGGGCAGAAGATTGCGGCCAGGCACTACTACCGTCCGCGCCATCCCGAGTACGCCGACCGCGCCGACATCGCGCGCCTGCCGAAGGTGCAGCTGGTGACCATCGACCAGCAGTTCGGCTCCTGGGCCAAGGCCCAGGCCGAACACTTCAACGACGGCGGCCTGTTCGACCAGATCCAGGCGAGCAAGTGA
- a CDS encoding SPOR domain-containing protein: MDTVLKQRLIGALVLVALAVIFLPMLVKGPAPDSGVANVPLNAPDAPADGQFQTRELPLVTPGDTPSGGAVGMASAPAAPAPVQDNPDAADLATPAPAAAGSAAQPLPPTVAAGNYAVNFGAYSTPADADAVIARLKQAQLPGFREAATIGGRQAWRVRIGPYADRAQAESVRLQAVKVRNDVNAQVVTLDAPSATSVAAAAPAAAAPAKTETLPPEPAKPVAAAKPPVAATPKPEPARPEPAKPAATPAPVAAAKPAPSVPAAPAASGTGFAVQLGAFGKAEDANALRDKVRAAGFSAFVEQVRTDKGALNRVRVGPVANRADAEQLRAQVASKVGISGMVRPHP; encoded by the coding sequence GTGGATACCGTCCTGAAACAGCGACTGATTGGCGCCCTCGTCCTGGTGGCGCTCGCCGTGATCTTCCTGCCGATGCTGGTCAAGGGCCCCGCGCCCGACAGCGGCGTCGCCAATGTCCCGCTGAACGCCCCGGACGCTCCGGCCGACGGCCAGTTCCAGACCCGCGAATTGCCGCTGGTGACGCCGGGCGACACGCCCAGCGGCGGCGCCGTGGGCATGGCCAGCGCGCCCGCCGCGCCGGCGCCGGTGCAGGACAACCCCGATGCCGCCGATCTGGCCACGCCAGCGCCGGCCGCCGCCGGCAGTGCCGCGCAGCCGTTGCCGCCGACCGTGGCGGCCGGCAACTACGCGGTCAATTTCGGCGCCTACTCCACGCCGGCCGACGCCGATGCGGTGATCGCGCGGCTCAAGCAGGCGCAGCTGCCGGGCTTCCGCGAGGCGGCCACGATCGGCGGGCGCCAGGCCTGGCGCGTGCGCATCGGCCCGTATGCCGACCGGGCCCAGGCCGAGTCGGTGCGGCTGCAGGCGGTCAAGGTGCGCAACGACGTCAACGCCCAGGTGGTGACCCTGGACGCGCCGAGCGCCACGTCGGTGGCCGCCGCGGCGCCAGCCGCCGCCGCGCCGGCCAAGACCGAAACCCTACCGCCGGAGCCGGCCAAGCCGGTGGCCGCGGCCAAGCCGCCGGTCGCCGCGACGCCCAAGCCCGAACCGGCCAGGCCCGAACCGGCCAAGCCGGCGGCGACGCCGGCGCCGGTCGCGGCGGCCAAGCCCGCCCCGAGCGTGCCGGCGGCCCCGGCCGCGTCCGGCACCGGCTTCGCCGTGCAGCTGGGCGCCTTCGGCAAGGCCGAGGATGCCAACGCCTTGCGCGACAAGGTCCGCGCCGCCGGCTTCAGCGCCTTCGTCGAACAGGTGCGCACCGACAAGGGCGCGTTGAACCGGGTGCGGGTCGGCCCGGTCGCCAATCGCGCCGATGCCGAGCAGCTGCGCGCGCAGGTCGCATCGAAGGTCGGCATCAGCGGTATGGTACGTCCACACCCTTGA
- the cysW gene encoding sulfate ABC transporter permease subunit CysW has product MSDTVSTLTVPFSENALSASPPVRRRAASVTTEPRWVQALLILGALGFLLAFLFLPLLLVFVEALRGGLGVFWRAVSDPDALAAIRLTLLVTAIVVPLNLVFGVAAAWAVSKHRFPGKRLLVSLIDLPFSVSPVVAGLVFILIFGRNGWAWPLVDEGIRLHSPVFGEVLLQLPRIVFALPGIVLATTFVTFPFIARELMPLMEQQGSDEELAALSLGASGWQMFWRVTMPNIRWGLLYGVLLCSARAMGEFGAVSVVSGHIRGRTNTLPLHVEILYNEYAYSAAFACASLLALTALLTLALKSYLEWRHGESLAANHRH; this is encoded by the coding sequence ATGAGCGATACCGTGTCCACGTTGACCGTGCCGTTTTCGGAGAACGCGTTGAGCGCATCGCCGCCCGTCCGCCGCCGCGCCGCGTCGGTCACCACCGAACCGCGGTGGGTGCAGGCGTTGCTGATCCTCGGCGCGTTGGGCTTCCTGCTGGCGTTCCTGTTCCTGCCGTTGCTGCTGGTGTTCGTCGAAGCGCTGCGCGGCGGCCTGGGCGTGTTCTGGCGGGCGGTCTCCGATCCGGATGCGCTGGCCGCGATCCGCCTGACCCTGCTGGTGACCGCGATCGTGGTGCCGTTGAACCTGGTGTTCGGCGTGGCCGCGGCATGGGCGGTGAGCAAGCACCGCTTTCCCGGCAAGCGCCTGCTGGTGAGCCTGATCGACCTGCCGTTCTCGGTGTCGCCGGTGGTCGCCGGCCTGGTCTTCATCCTGATCTTCGGCCGCAACGGCTGGGCGTGGCCGCTGGTCGACGAAGGTATCCGGCTGCATTCGCCGGTGTTCGGCGAAGTGCTGCTGCAGCTGCCGCGGATCGTGTTCGCGTTGCCCGGCATCGTGCTGGCGACGACCTTCGTCACCTTCCCGTTCATCGCCCGCGAGCTGATGCCGCTGATGGAGCAGCAGGGCAGCGACGAGGAACTGGCGGCGCTGAGCCTGGGTGCCAGCGGCTGGCAGATGTTCTGGCGGGTGACCATGCCCAATATCCGCTGGGGGCTGCTGTACGGCGTGCTGCTGTGCAGTGCGCGGGCGATGGGCGAGTTCGGCGCGGTCTCGGTGGTGTCCGGGCACATCCGCGGGCGCACCAACACGCTGCCGCTGCACGTGGAGATCCTCTACAACGAATACGCCTACAGCGCCGCGTTCGCCTGCGCCAGCCTGCTGGCCCTGACCGCGCTGCTGACCCTGGCGCTGAAGTCCTACCTGGAATGGCGCCACGGCGAATCGCTGGCCGCCAATCACCGACACTGA
- a CDS encoding sulfate/molybdate ABC transporter ATP-binding protein, with amino-acid sequence MTIRVQQLGKRFDAFVALDDVSLDIRQGELLALLGPSGSGKTTLLRVIAGLEHADAGRVLIDGEDATGLPVQSRRVGFVFQHYALFRHMTVRDNIAFGLRVRRGAGRLAEAAIRARVTELLALVQLDGLESRYPTQLSGGQRQRVALARALAIEPRVLLLDEPFGALDAQVRRDLRRWLRELHDRTGLTTVFVTHDQEEALELADRVAILNRGRIEQLGSPADVYDRPVSPFVYGFVGAVNRLPAQLRDGQLQVAGLALPAPDTPLSSGPVDLYVRPEDLAPGDSGWTATVLSSQRSGSRLRLRAQLTHGQDEVEVELPAGEGTARYAPGQVLQLSARRFGLFAQRS; translated from the coding sequence ATGACCATCCGCGTACAGCAACTGGGCAAGCGTTTCGACGCGTTCGTCGCGCTCGACGACGTCAGCCTAGACATCCGCCAGGGCGAGCTATTGGCGCTGCTGGGGCCGTCCGGCTCGGGCAAGACCACGCTGCTGCGGGTCATCGCCGGGCTGGAGCATGCCGACGCCGGGCGCGTGCTGATCGACGGCGAGGATGCGACCGGCCTGCCGGTGCAGTCGCGCCGGGTCGGTTTCGTGTTCCAGCACTATGCGCTGTTCCGGCACATGACGGTGCGCGACAACATCGCCTTCGGCCTGCGCGTGCGCCGCGGCGCCGGACGCCTGGCCGAGGCGGCGATCCGGGCACGGGTGACCGAACTGCTCGCGCTGGTGCAACTGGACGGACTGGAATCGCGCTATCCCACGCAACTGTCCGGCGGCCAGCGCCAGCGCGTGGCGCTGGCCCGCGCACTGGCGATCGAGCCGCGCGTGCTGCTGCTGGACGAGCCGTTCGGCGCGCTCGACGCGCAGGTGCGGCGCGACCTGCGGCGCTGGCTGCGCGAGCTGCACGACCGCACCGGGCTGACCACCGTGTTCGTCACCCACGACCAGGAAGAGGCGCTGGAACTGGCCGACCGCGTGGCGATCCTCAACCGCGGGCGCATCGAGCAGCTCGGCAGCCCGGCCGATGTCTACGACCGCCCGGTGTCGCCGTTCGTGTACGGTTTCGTCGGCGCGGTCAACCGGCTGCCGGCGCAGTTGCGCGACGGCCAGCTGCAGGTCGCCGGACTGGCGCTGCCGGCGCCGGACACGCCGTTGTCCAGCGGCCCGGTCGACCTGTACGTGCGCCCGGAAGATCTCGCACCCGGCGACAGCGGCTGGACGGCGACGGTGCTGTCCTCGCAGCGCAGCGGTTCGCGGCTGCGCCTGCGCGCGCAACTGACGCATGGCCAGGATGAAGTGGAAGTGGAACTGCCGGCGGGCGAGGGCACGGCGCGCTATGCGCCCGGCCAGGTGCTGCAACTGAGCGCGCGCCGCTTCGGCCTGTTCGCGCAGCGCAGCTAG
- the folC gene encoding bifunctional tetrahydrofolate synthase/dihydrofolate synthase, which produces MNAVKTLPEWLAYIEQQHPQDIAMGLERVRAVAERMRLTRPAKKVITVGGTNGKGSTVAFVEAIARAGGWAVGSYTSPHLLRYNERVRIGGEEAGDAQLVAGFEAVEAARGDTPLTYFEYGTLAALWLFEQADLDLAVLEVGLGGRLDAVNLVDADVAVITTVDIDHTDWLGADREAIGTEKAGIARPWKPLVLGEIDPPSSVLRRAYAIGANAIRAGSDFFHEPIDAEQWRWRDVGTTLELPSPQLRAPVQRANAATAIAALRALRKALPRNAYAEGVAAAQLRGRLQPFVRDGVEVLVDVGHNPQAARELAAALQAQPRAGSTRAVFAALADKDAAGAVQALAGQVAAWYLAGLPGARGQSGAQLQARLAGTDAAAAATVADSVAQALQQALAQAQPGDRVLVFGSFRTAADALHWLHSAG; this is translated from the coding sequence GTGAATGCCGTGAAAACCCTCCCCGAATGGCTCGCCTACATCGAGCAGCAACACCCGCAGGACATCGCGATGGGCCTGGAGCGCGTGCGCGCGGTGGCCGAACGGATGCGCCTGACCCGGCCGGCGAAGAAGGTCATCACCGTCGGCGGTACCAACGGCAAGGGCTCGACCGTGGCCTTCGTCGAGGCGATCGCACGCGCCGGCGGCTGGGCGGTGGGCAGCTACACCTCGCCGCACCTGCTGCGCTACAACGAGCGCGTGCGCATCGGCGGCGAAGAGGCCGGCGACGCGCAACTGGTGGCCGGCTTCGAGGCGGTGGAGGCCGCGCGCGGCGACACGCCGCTGACCTATTTCGAATACGGCACGCTGGCCGCGCTGTGGCTGTTCGAGCAGGCCGACCTGGACCTGGCGGTGCTGGAAGTGGGCCTGGGCGGGCGCCTGGACGCAGTGAACCTGGTCGATGCCGACGTGGCGGTGATCACCACCGTCGACATCGACCACACCGACTGGCTGGGCGCGGACCGCGAGGCGATCGGTACGGAGAAGGCCGGCATCGCGCGGCCGTGGAAGCCGCTGGTGCTGGGCGAGATCGATCCGCCGTCGAGCGTGCTGCGCCGCGCCTATGCGATCGGCGCCAACGCGATCCGCGCCGGCAGCGATTTCTTCCATGAGCCGATCGACGCCGAGCAATGGCGTTGGCGCGACGTCGGCACCACACTGGAACTGCCATCGCCGCAGCTGCGCGCGCCGGTGCAGCGCGCCAATGCCGCCACCGCCATCGCCGCGTTGCGCGCGCTGCGCAAAGCCTTGCCGCGCAACGCCTATGCCGAAGGCGTCGCCGCGGCGCAGCTGCGCGGACGCCTGCAGCCGTTCGTGCGCGATGGCGTGGAGGTGCTGGTCGACGTCGGCCACAACCCGCAGGCCGCGCGCGAGCTGGCCGCGGCGCTGCAGGCGCAACCGCGCGCCGGCAGCACCCGCGCGGTGTTCGCCGCGCTGGCCGACAAGGACGCGGCCGGCGCGGTGCAGGCGCTGGCCGGGCAGGTCGCTGCCTGGTACCTGGCCGGGCTGCCGGGCGCGCGCGGCCAGAGCGGTGCGCAGCTGCAGGCGCGTCTGGCCGGTACCGACGCGGCGGCTGCGGCCACGGTCGCCGACAGCGTGGCGCAGGCGCTGCAGCAGGCCCTGGCGCAGGCGCAGCCGGGCGATCGGGTGCTGGTATTCGGCTCGTTCCGCACCGCCGCCGACGCCTTGCACTGGCTGCATTCAGCCGGCTGA
- a CDS encoding CvpA family protein, producing the protein MIDMVLLAVILVSALLGALRGFVGIVVGTLSWLLSGWATFQFGGDAGRWLADGARPSMTYYLGGYALTFVVTMAVVGITGMVIRSAVRATALSGTDRALGFGLGTLRGGFFAAVLVLLMSFTPLTREPAWHQSVVLPVLSPGVHWMRAQLPDWRMPQMPQMPQLNMQQMNMQQMDLGKLPAAGDNAALGNALSASGLQDIVSKALGRPGAQSAQPGGDPTQVLPANIDPAQARPAANDPARVESNGQARPPSQ; encoded by the coding sequence ATGATCGACATGGTGCTGCTGGCGGTGATCCTGGTCTCGGCGCTGCTCGGCGCCCTGCGCGGCTTCGTCGGCATCGTGGTCGGCACGCTGTCGTGGCTGCTGTCCGGCTGGGCCACCTTCCAGTTCGGCGGCGACGCCGGACGCTGGCTGGCCGACGGCGCGCGCCCGAGCATGACCTACTATCTCGGCGGCTATGCGCTGACCTTCGTGGTGACGATGGCGGTGGTCGGCATCACCGGCATGGTGATCCGCAGCGCGGTGCGCGCCACCGCGCTGTCCGGCACCGACCGCGCGCTGGGCTTCGGCCTGGGCACGCTGCGCGGAGGGTTCTTCGCCGCGGTGCTGGTGCTGCTGATGAGCTTCACCCCGCTGACCCGCGAACCGGCCTGGCACCAGTCGGTGGTGCTGCCGGTGCTCAGCCCCGGCGTGCACTGGATGCGCGCGCAGTTGCCGGACTGGCGCATGCCGCAGATGCCGCAGATGCCGCAACTGAACATGCAGCAGATGAACATGCAGCAGATGGATTTGGGCAAGTTGCCCGCGGCAGGCGATAATGCCGCCCTGGGCAATGCCCTGTCGGCCAGCGGCCTGCAGGACATCGTGTCCAAGGCCCTGGGGCGTCCGGGTGCCCAATCCGCGCAGCCCGGAGGCGATCCGACCCAGGTTCTGCCTGCGAACATCGATCCGGCGCAGGCGCGTCCGGCAGCAAACGACCCGGCACGGGTCGAATCCAACGGCCAGGCACGGCCACCTTCCCAATAG
- a CDS encoding TorF family putative porin produces MNKIKLGVALAVALAASPLSALAQDEAPASPISGSYGVVSDYVFRGVSQTDEGAAFQAGLTYTSPFGLYVGTWGSNVDFGAGDPDWEVDGFIGYNVDFSENWNFDVMINRYGYPGAGGSNYNELITKTKFLDTYALTVAYTDDIYGLDEDSFYYALDGNWTLPHEFTIGAHVGRTTYASALPQYQDYTDYSVSVGKAVGPLALSVGYYDTDDKGNQNFGEKLADHRVVVSGMIAF; encoded by the coding sequence GTGAACAAGATCAAGCTTGGTGTCGCCCTGGCCGTAGCGCTGGCCGCCTCTCCGTTGAGTGCCCTGGCCCAGGACGAGGCGCCTGCCTCGCCGATCTCCGGTTCCTACGGCGTGGTCAGCGACTACGTGTTCCGCGGCGTGTCGCAGACCGACGAAGGCGCCGCGTTCCAGGCCGGCCTCACCTACACCTCGCCGTTCGGCCTGTACGTCGGCACCTGGGGCTCCAACGTCGATTTCGGCGCCGGCGATCCGGACTGGGAAGTGGACGGCTTCATCGGCTACAACGTCGACTTCTCCGAGAACTGGAACTTCGACGTGATGATCAACCGCTACGGCTATCCCGGCGCCGGCGGTTCGAACTACAACGAGCTGATCACCAAGACCAAGTTCCTCGACACCTACGCGCTGACCGTCGCCTACACCGACGACATCTACGGCCTGGACGAGGACAGCTTCTACTACGCGCTGGACGGGAACTGGACCCTGCCGCACGAGTTCACCATCGGCGCGCACGTCGGCCGCACCACCTATGCCAGCGCGCTGCCCCAGTACCAGGACTACACCGACTACAGCGTCAGCGTCGGCAAGGCGGTCGGTCCGCTGGCGCTGAGCGTGGGCTACTACGACACCGACGACAAGGGCAACCAGAACTTCGGCGAGAAGCTGGCCGACCACCGTGTCGTGGTCTCGGGCATGATCGCGTTCTGA
- a CDS encoding S46 family peptidase yields MRSNLLAVAVVATLACAPAAHAGEGMWVPQQLPDIAGPLQQAGLKLSPQQLADLTGDPMGAVVSLGGCTASFVSPQGLVVTNHHCAYGAIQLNSTPQKNLIRDGFSAASAGAELSAGPNARIYVLDRISDVTEQAKAAMAVAGTDALKRTQALEAFDKAQVAACEAEAGYRCELYSFAGGNTYRLFRTLEIRDVRLAYAPPSGIGKFGGDVDNWMWPRHTGDFSFYRAYVGKDGKPAAYAKDNVPYQPKHFLKFADQPLGAGDFVMVAGYPGRTNRYALASEFDATAGWAYPTAGRQYRDLIALVEQAGKQDPDIQVKYAATMASWNNVAKNYEGQLEGFKRIDAAAQKQAEERAVLAWLKRQGRDGKAALQAHAQLLALDDQAKATRDRDLVLRQLRRTGVLGSAVSLYRLSIERAKPDAEREPGYQERDLPEIEGAQKQMERRYVASMDGQLQRYWFDQYLKLPKAQRLPALDQWLAGADAQTAAARLAGTKLGSTEERLKWLRADRAAFEASDDPALRYAVALMPALLQIEREEKRREGEELLARPRYLQALADYKKSQGESVYPDANSSLRITFGNVKGYTPKDGVAYTPFTTLEGVLAKDTGADPFDSPKALLDAAKAKRYGGLEDKRLGSVPVNFLSDLDITGGNSGSPVLDAQGKLVGLAFDGNWESVSSNWVFDPAMTRMIAVDARYLHWIMQEVAPAPRLLKELNLKQ; encoded by the coding sequence ATGCGCTCGAATCTGTTGGCTGTCGCCGTTGTCGCCACCCTGGCCTGTGCCCCGGCCGCCCATGCCGGCGAAGGCATGTGGGTCCCGCAGCAATTGCCGGATATCGCCGGCCCGCTGCAGCAGGCCGGACTGAAGCTGTCGCCGCAGCAACTGGCCGACCTGACCGGCGATCCGATGGGCGCGGTGGTGTCGCTGGGCGGCTGCACCGCCAGCTTCGTCTCCCCGCAGGGCCTGGTGGTGACCAATCACCATTGCGCCTACGGCGCGATCCAGCTCAATTCCACGCCGCAGAAGAACCTGATCCGCGACGGCTTCAGCGCCGCCAGCGCCGGCGCCGAACTCAGCGCCGGGCCGAACGCGCGCATCTACGTGCTCGACCGCATCAGCGACGTCACCGAGCAGGCCAAGGCGGCGATGGCCGTTGCCGGCACCGACGCGCTCAAGCGCACCCAGGCGCTGGAGGCGTTCGACAAGGCCCAGGTCGCGGCCTGCGAAGCCGAGGCCGGCTACCGCTGCGAGCTGTACAGCTTCGCCGGCGGCAACACCTACCGGCTGTTCCGCACCCTGGAGATCCGCGACGTGCGCCTGGCGTACGCACCGCCGTCGGGGATCGGCAAGTTCGGCGGCGACGTCGACAACTGGATGTGGCCGCGGCACACCGGCGATTTCTCGTTCTACCGCGCCTATGTCGGCAAGGACGGCAAGCCGGCCGCCTACGCCAAGGACAACGTGCCGTATCAGCCCAAGCATTTCCTGAAGTTCGCCGACCAGCCGCTGGGCGCCGGCGATTTCGTGATGGTGGCCGGCTATCCGGGCCGCACCAACCGGTACGCGCTGGCCTCGGAGTTCGATGCCACCGCCGGCTGGGCCTATCCGACCGCAGGGCGCCAGTACCGCGACCTGATCGCGCTGGTCGAGCAGGCCGGCAAGCAGGACCCGGACATCCAGGTGAAGTACGCGGCGACGATGGCCAGCTGGAACAATGTCGCCAAGAACTACGAAGGGCAGCTGGAGGGCTTCAAGCGCATCGACGCGGCTGCGCAGAAGCAGGCCGAAGAGCGCGCGGTGCTGGCCTGGCTCAAGCGCCAGGGCCGCGACGGCAAGGCGGCCCTGCAGGCGCATGCGCAGTTGCTGGCGCTGGACGACCAGGCCAAGGCGACCCGCGACCGCGATCTGGTGCTGCGCCAGTTGCGCCGCACCGGCGTGCTCGGCAGTGCGGTGTCGCTGTACCGCCTGTCGATCGAACGCGCCAAGCCCGATGCCGAGCGCGAGCCCGGTTACCAGGAGCGCGACCTGCCGGAGATCGAGGGCGCGCAGAAGCAGATGGAGCGCCGCTACGTCGCCTCGATGGATGGCCAACTGCAGCGCTACTGGTTCGACCAGTACCTGAAGCTGCCCAAGGCGCAGCGGCTGCCGGCGCTGGACCAGTGGCTGGCCGGCGCCGATGCGCAGACCGCCGCCGCGCGCCTGGCCGGCACCAAGCTGGGCAGCACCGAGGAACGGCTGAAGTGGCTGCGCGCCGACCGTGCCGCGTTCGAAGCCAGCGACGACCCGGCGCTGCGCTATGCGGTCGCGCTGATGCCGGCGCTGCTGCAGATCGAGCGCGAGGAGAAGCGCCGCGAAGGCGAGGAGCTGCTGGCGCGTCCGCGTTACCTGCAGGCGCTGGCCGACTACAAGAAGAGCCAGGGCGAGTCGGTCTATCCGGACGCCAACTCCTCGTTGCGCATCACCTTCGGCAACGTCAAGGGCTATACGCCCAAGGACGGCGTGGCCTACACCCCGTTCACCACGCTGGAAGGCGTGCTGGCCAAGGACACCGGTGCCGATCCGTTCGATTCGCCGAAGGCCTTGCTCGACGCGGCCAAGGCCAAGCGCTACGGCGGGCTGGAGGACAAGCGGTTGGGTTCGGTGCCGGTCAATTTCCTGTCCGACCTGGACATCACCGGCGGCAACTCCGGCTCGCCGGTGCTCGATGCGCAGGGCAAGCTGGTCGGCCTGGCGTTCGACGGCAACTGGGAATCGGTGAGCTCCAACTGGGTGTTCGACCCGGCCATGACCCGGATGATCGCGGTCGATGCGCGCTACCTGCACTGGATCATGCAGGAAGTGGCGCCGGCGCCGCGGCTGCTGAAAGAGCTGAACCTGAAGCAGTAA
- a CDS encoding histidine phosphatase family protein yields MRILLARHGETPWNAEGRYQGQIDIALSPVGETQAQALGARLREVPLTRAVASPLSRAQSTARYALGAEREAMLLTDPDLQEIAHGEWEGLLASEINDKDPARLRAWREEPDTVLMPGGESLRQVLDRSWRGLTRAAEGLGGDDTLLVVAHDAVNRVILCRVLGLPIAKLWSFRQAPTTLNLLEGPDVEHLEVVRLNDCAHHTPFFGEAKHRAL; encoded by the coding sequence ATGCGCATCCTGCTCGCTCGTCACGGCGAAACCCCGTGGAACGCCGAAGGCCGCTACCAGGGCCAGATCGACATCGCGTTGTCGCCGGTCGGCGAAACACAGGCGCAGGCGCTCGGCGCACGTTTGCGCGAGGTGCCGTTGACTCGCGCGGTGGCCTCGCCGCTGTCGCGCGCGCAGAGCACGGCCCGCTACGCGCTCGGCGCGGAGCGCGAGGCGATGCTGCTGACCGATCCGGACCTGCAGGAAATCGCTCACGGCGAATGGGAAGGCCTGCTGGCCAGCGAGATCAACGATAAGGATCCGGCGCGGCTGCGCGCCTGGCGCGAGGAGCCGGACACGGTGCTGATGCCGGGCGGCGAATCGCTGCGCCAGGTGCTGGACCGTTCCTGGCGCGGTCTGACCCGCGCCGCCGAGGGCCTGGGCGGGGACGACACCTTGTTGGTGGTGGCGCACGATGCGGTCAACCGGGTGATCCTGTGCCGGGTGCTGGGCCTGCCGATTGCCAAGCTGTGGAGCTTCCGCCAGGCGCCGACCACGCTGAACCTGCTCGAAGGCCCGGACGTGGAGCATCTGGAAGTGGTGCGCCTGAACGATTGCGCGCACCACACCCCGTTCTTCGGCGAGGCCAAGCACCGGGCGCTCTGA
- the tdh gene encoding L-threonine 3-dehydrogenase: protein MAQTMKALVKRDAAKGIWLEQVPVPVPGPNEVLIKLEKTAICGTDLHIYLWDEWSQRTIKPGLTIGHEFVGRIAELGSAVSGYQIGQRVSAEGHIVCGHCRNCRGGRPHLCPNTVGIGVNVNGAFAEYMVMPASNLWPIPDQIPSELAAFFDPYGNAAHCALEFDVIGEDVLITGAGPIGIIAAGICKHIGARNVVVTDVNDFRLKLAADMGATRVVNVANTSLKDVMADLHMEGFDVGLEMSGNPRAFNDMLDCMYHGGKIAMLGIMPRGAGADWDKIIFKGLTVQGIYGRKMYETWYKMTQLVLSGFPLGKVLTHQLTIDEFQKGFDLMEEGKAGKVVLSW, encoded by the coding sequence ATGGCGCAAACAATGAAAGCGCTGGTCAAGCGCGACGCAGCCAAGGGCATCTGGCTGGAACAGGTGCCGGTGCCGGTACCCGGCCCCAACGAGGTGCTGATCAAGCTGGAGAAGACCGCGATCTGCGGCACCGACCTGCACATCTACCTGTGGGACGAATGGAGCCAGCGCACGATCAAGCCCGGCCTGACCATCGGCCACGAGTTCGTCGGCCGCATCGCCGAGCTCGGCTCGGCGGTCAGCGGCTACCAGATCGGCCAGCGCGTGTCGGCCGAAGGCCACATCGTCTGCGGGCATTGCCGCAACTGCCGCGGCGGCCGCCCGCACCTGTGCCCGAACACGGTCGGCATCGGCGTCAACGTCAACGGCGCCTTCGCCGAATACATGGTGATGCCGGCCTCCAACCTGTGGCCGATCCCGGACCAGATCCCGTCGGAACTGGCCGCGTTCTTCGATCCGTACGGCAACGCCGCGCACTGCGCGCTGGAGTTCGACGTGATCGGCGAGGACGTGCTGATCACCGGTGCCGGCCCGATCGGCATCATCGCCGCCGGCATCTGCAAGCACATCGGCGCGCGCAACGTGGTGGTCACCGACGTCAACGACTTCCGCCTCAAGCTGGCCGCCGACATGGGCGCCACGCGCGTGGTCAACGTCGCCAACACCTCGCTCAAGGACGTGATGGCCGACCTGCACATGGAAGGCTTCGACGTGGGCCTGGAGATGAGCGGCAACCCGCGCGCGTTCAACGACATGCTCGACTGCATGTACCACGGCGGCAAGATCGCCATGCTCGGCATCATGCCGCGCGGCGCCGGCGCCGACTGGGACAAGATCATCTTCAAGGGCCTGACCGTGCAGGGCATCTACGGCCGCAAGATGTACGAGACCTGGTACAAGATGACCCAGCTGGTGCTGTCCGGCTTCCCGCTCGGCAAGGTGCTGACCCACCAGCTGACCATCGACGAATTCCAGAAGGGCTTCGACCTGATGGAAGAAGGCAAGGCCGGCAAGGTGGTATTGAGCTGGTGA